The Phlebotomus papatasi isolate M1 chromosome 3, Ppap_2.1, whole genome shotgun sequence genomic sequence GATCATAACCTAATTtactaaagatttaagttttttattgaAAGAATTTACAACAATCAATACATTCACTGTCCATCTGGACAATCGTACATTCGGTTGAGTCGCTGGATATCCATAGTGCTCATTGCAAGTCTCTGTCCGAAAACCGCTCCTTCCTGAGTTGGTACAATTGTGTCTTGTCCATTCATACTGAATGCAGTTGGTCCATAGTGCATAACACTGTCATAGTCATAGGGCAAGCCATACAATGTGGTTGTCGTACGATCTCTCAGAACAAAATTGCTTTCAGTCCCAgcttgaatattttcaaatttgatgtGGACGTAATCGTTTCTGTTGTAGGCTGTCTGGGTATGATGGAAGCCTAATGCGTGGATAAATTCATGAACAACTGTGCCAAATCGGAAGCATCCCTGAGTTGGTACATTGTTCTGCAAATTGAGCTGCTGGCGTCCTCCAATACGTCCCAGGTAAGAGAAGCATCCTGAGCTCGTTGTAGTAACGTAGACGTAGTCGGTCTCAGTAGTACGTGGCGTAAAGGTTAGGCAAGTGTGGCCAGTCAGGTTAGCTATGGCTAAATCAATCCATTCCCTTTGAATCTCTGTTACATGATCTGCATACTCGTAGTAGAGAATGTTATTTGGCCAGCGGTATCGTGGATTCAGAAGCCCTGTCCGTCCATCAACCATTGCATCAAAGATCATTGTCTTCTCTTCATCCGTGAGAAGGATGTCACCTTCAAAATGCTCCCCCAACTCCTCGATCGGCTGCCCAACAAAGCCATCGTCTTTGTTATTCAAGGGAATGGCCAAGGTTACGGTCAAGAAGCAACACAGCAATATCCACTTCATATTGACACTTCACTGATTCACTATGAACTAAACACGGCGCAATCTTGAAACTGCCTTTATAAATCCCGACCAAATCTAATCACTCATTCAACCACTTGAAATGATTGAAATGGTTGTAAATAAATCTTTTGCTACTTACTATGGTAATCCTATGGAACTTATCTTTATGAAAATATTCCTTTTATTTGTTATCTTATCTATATTCTTTTATACACAAAGTGggaaatatatttgtttttaattttattatatttcgtTTATTTTGGTTGGTTGTGACTTGAGACCGTTGTTGAAACCTTGTAACGCCTTACGCTTTtccctcccgaagtatatgcttaagtgtaaaACAATTAATATACTTGGAATTTGAGACCCAAACGGCTATGTGGGACTATGGAAGACTTAAAGGTGAGAATTTTTCTAGGAATTTGTCATAAGAGAAGAAGGATTCGAAGTAGTCCACTactccttgtttttttttgattcgCCAACCGTAGTCATGACTATCAATGCATTTCCAAAACACTTCCTAGATATCTTTTGTTTACGTAGTCATCTATCTAGTAGAATGTTATCGTGACTTAAATTTATTAGAAGGGCATGACTAAGCTAAAAATTAGATAAGATAGCAGCACTTAGAGCAGAAATGTCTTGAATACCCTTACGGTACTCAGTTCTGTGCAGATTTGTAATCAGACTTTATACCTGAAGGTCTGACTACAAAAATTCCGGAAGCGAAAATCATGAGTTTAAGCGCCCTCCAGATTAGAGACCTAGACAAGTCTCAGAAGATCATAGATCAGGTGCCCCTAATACACTATCATAAGAACACAGATAGATAACATAAGTACTTCGCAATCATTTCTGATTATTCTTAGATAATCGTCGTATCATACAGACAATAGCCAGTGTGTTATCTCACTGCGTTCGTGAATTTGACCACATAATCAACCATTTGTTAATATATTTTGagcattttattaaaagattttccaacatttaagccATTTACTGTCCTTCAGGACAATCGTACATTCGGTTGAGTCGCTGGATATCCATAGTGCTCATTGCAAGTCTCTGTCCGATAACCGCTCCTTCCTCAGTTGGAACAATAGTATCTTCTCCATTCATACTAAATGCAGTTGGTCCGTAATGCATTACACTTCCGTAATCATAAGGCAAACCATACATTGATGTCGTTGTGCGATCTTGCAGCACGAAGTTATTTTCAGTACCggattgaatattttcaaatttgatgatTACGTAATCGTTTCGGTTGTAGGCGGTTTGAGAATGATGGAAGCCAAGTGCATGAATAAACTCATGGACAACTGTACCAAATCGGAAGCATCCCTGAGTTGGTACATTGTTCTGCAAATTGAGCTGCTGGCGTCCTCCTCTACGACCCAAGGAAGAGAAGCATCCTGAGCTCGACGTAGTGACGTATACGTAGTCAGTCTCGGTAGTACGTGGCGTGAAGGTCAGGCAAGTGTGGCCTGTTATGTTCGACAGACCTAGATCGATCCACTCTCTCTGTTCTTGAGTCACATGATCTGCATACTCGTAGTAGAGAATGTTATTTGGCCAGCGGTATCGTGGATTCAGAAGCCCTGTTCGTCCATCAACCATTGAATCGAAGATCCTCGCCTTTTGCTCATCAGTGAGCACGATATCACCTTCGAAGTACTCGCCTAGCTCTTCGATCGGTTGTCCAACGAACCCATCATCCCTGCTGTTCAAGGGAATGGCAAGGGCTGTGGTCAAAAAGCAACACAGCAAAATCCACTTCATTTTAACACTTCACTAATCCACAATCAACTAAACACGGCGCGATCTTGTGGTTGCCTTTTTAAAGCCAGGCAAACCCTAATCGCAGATCAGCCACTTTAAAAGATTAAGATGATTGTAAATAATCATCAGCTACTAACTACCTGATGATAATGCTATAAAACGTTTTCTTCCAAATATTTCTTTAGCTAATCATCGTATCTATATTTACTCACGAGAAGGAAATACAATTGCTTTCAAAATTGAATCgattaaattaaatcaatatGAAGCAGAAAGCAGAACTATTTCAGAATGAGATTTTAGTAAATCTCTCTCGAATGACTTAACTTCTCTATTTACTTATCTGGAAAgatctttttgaattttttaaatctagAATTGAATATTGAGGGTAAATGGTTCactaaattttgataaattactaaaaattgttatttaggacTTCGAAATATTCGGAAACTACGCTAAACGTTTAGTCTGAAACCCGTGTTACGCAATGTATATTGTCAAGGGTTAGTCAAATGGCTCAAGttctctaatttcttgtcaAGAAACTGAAAATcatctattaaattttaaaaatttcttcttatttagAAGTTCGAAACCTTCGGGAATTGAGCTAATCCTCCATTTTGAGGTTTAtgttatacaggcttcagacctaaggcttagctatatggcttagcTTCTTTAACTTCTTATCGatcaagatttttcataaaattttgatttggaaTTGTATTATAAAGGCCTAATAATCTATTAGATTCTAAAGAACTAAATTATTTGGTTgttctttaagattttgagactttctgaaactaggctaaacctctggtctgaagacggtcttatacaattttcaaaagttatgtTTAGCCTTGcatttagcccagtttccgagaGCTTCTATAGCTTCAGGTCTAAGTGTTTCAAAATCCAATGGATAATTTACCcgtaatattcaatcctaagtaaAAAATTGTCCCGAAAATTTTGCCTCatcagaaattagagaagttaaattTACGTTTAAAAACTGAACCCTATACGGGCTTGAGACCCCATATGGCTCGACTTTTCTAAATACTTATTAGTCCAGATGGTCAAGATGTTTCGGATATTAAAAGTAAATTATGCATTAGATTCTAATTAAAAACAATGCAATTGCTCATTA encodes the following:
- the LOC129806181 gene encoding seminal metalloprotease 1-like, giving the protein MKWILLCCFLTVTLAIPLNNKDDGFVGQPIEELGEHFEGDILLTDEEKTMIFDAMVDGRTGLLNPRYRWPNNILYYEYADHVTEIQREWIDLAIANLTGHTCLTFTPRTTETDYVYVTTTSSGCFSYLGRIGGRQQLNLQNNVPTQGCFRFGTVVHEFIHALGFHHTQTAYNRNDYVHIKFENIQAGTESNFVLRDRTTTTLYGLPYDYDSVMHYGPTAFSMNGQDTIVPTQEGAVFGQRLAMSTMDIQRLNRMYDCPDGQ
- the LOC129806182 gene encoding zinc metalloproteinase nas-4-like, whose product is MKWILLCCFLTTALAIPLNSRDDGFVGQPIEELGEYFEGDIVLTDEQKARIFDSMVDGRTGLLNPRYRWPNNILYYEYADHVTQEQREWIDLGLSNITGHTCLTFTPRTTETDYVYVTTSSSGCFSSLGRRGGRQQLNLQNNVPTQGCFRFGTVVHEFIHALGFHHSQTAYNRNDYVIIKFENIQSGTENNFVLQDRTTTSMYGLPYDYGSVMHYGPTAFSMNGEDTIVPTEEGAVIGQRLAMSTMDIQRLNRMYDCPEGQ